A window of the Nitrosopumilus ureiphilus genome harbors these coding sequences:
- a CDS encoding MFS transporter, with amino-acid sequence MLKLQVNNLVRSATFFQHAGISIIFVFMPIIAKGVTESVFEIGLLVASFSFAQILSEIYFGRYSDKKGTRLKFIRIGFIGCAIAFGLHYFADDLTMFFLVRIAAGVASGIMIPAMIAYTYESNVDKKRAATVISFHALGWLAGIAAAGFANDLRLIFLISSASFVIGLLFTIKLPNPEQVKELTPGTMRKVILKNKFLFLSLLLRHIGAAAVWTILPILLMEKWGAELYQISIVYVANTLTAFILMNVMASKINLSNVTKFKIGIGCTTFVFVGLSFVTEWWMTMPFMALVGGTWAFLFIGGNFHLMENNPRSTSTGIFSSTVSIATVAGPVIAGSLAFLFDYIAVMYFAIGVIICAFAVSLKIKK; translated from the coding sequence ATGCTAAAACTTCAAGTAAACAACCTAGTCCGAAGTGCAACCTTTTTTCAGCATGCTGGAATATCCATTATCTTTGTCTTCATGCCCATTATTGCAAAGGGTGTTACAGAATCGGTTTTTGAGATTGGACTACTAGTAGCCTCATTTAGTTTTGCCCAGATTTTATCTGAGATTTATTTTGGAAGATACTCAGACAAGAAAGGAACTAGGCTCAAATTCATCAGAATTGGCTTCATTGGGTGTGCAATAGCCTTTGGATTGCATTATTTTGCAGATGATCTAACCATGTTTTTCCTAGTAAGAATTGCTGCAGGAGTAGCAAGTGGAATTATGATTCCTGCAATGATCGCATATACCTACGAGTCAAATGTTGACAAAAAGAGAGCAGCAACAGTAATCTCTTTTCATGCATTAGGATGGCTTGCAGGAATTGCAGCTGCCGGATTTGCAAATGATCTTAGATTAATTTTCCTGATCAGTTCAGCTTCATTTGTTATTGGTTTGCTCTTTACAATAAAACTACCAAATCCAGAACAAGTAAAGGAACTAACACCTGGAACTATGAGAAAAGTTATTTTAAAAAATAAATTTCTATTTCTATCATTATTACTAAGACATATTGGTGCAGCTGCAGTATGGACCATCCTTCCAATATTGTTAATGGAGAAATGGGGTGCTGAACTTTATCAAATTTCAATAGTGTATGTTGCAAATACACTCACGGCATTTATCTTGATGAATGTGATGGCAAGTAAAATCAATCTCTCAAATGTAACTAAATTCAAAATAGGAATAGGATGCACCACATTTGTGTTTGTAGGATTGTCATTTGTAACAGAATGGTGGATGACAATGCCATTTATGGCACTTGTTGGCGGCACTTGGGCATTTTTATTTATTGGTGGAAATTTCCATTTAATGGAGAACAATCCACGTTCTACATCAACTGGAATCTTTAGCTCTACAGTATCAATTGCAACAGTAGCAGGCCCCGTCATTGCAGGAAGTCTTGCATTTCTATTTGACTATATTGCAGTAATGTATTTTGCAATCGGAGTAATCATTTGTGCATTTGCAGTATCACTAAAAATTAAAAAATAG
- a CDS encoding ABC transporter permease gives MAKNFTPHRIAFYIGIVVVWQIIAMVGIWPDNIFPSPYEVAEDLAYGASDGSLFYGIASSLWRLSVGLAIAIVGGIVLGIFMARMEIINQTVGSLVLGLQSIPSIAWVPLAILWFGLTDGGIIFVTAIGAIFAVTINTYTGVKNIDPHFIEAARNMGAKGSQLITAVLIPAAFPYMISGFKQGWAFAWRGVIGAEILFSYLGLGFLLNAGRSLTDVSQVIGIMLVIMVIGLAVDGVIFKRLENKVMSRWGLR, from the coding sequence ATGGCCAAAAATTTTACACCTCACAGAATTGCATTTTACATTGGTATAGTTGTTGTTTGGCAAATAATTGCAATGGTTGGAATCTGGCCTGATAATATTTTTCCATCTCCATATGAAGTGGCTGAAGACTTGGCATATGGCGCATCAGATGGTAGTCTGTTTTATGGAATTGCATCTAGCCTGTGGAGATTATCTGTTGGTTTAGCAATTGCAATTGTTGGTGGTATTGTATTGGGAATTTTTATGGCCAGGATGGAAATTATAAATCAAACAGTTGGCTCTCTAGTTTTAGGATTACAATCAATTCCATCAATTGCTTGGGTTCCTTTGGCAATACTCTGGTTTGGCTTGACAGATGGTGGGATAATTTTTGTCACAGCAATAGGAGCTATTTTTGCAGTTACAATAAACACTTACACTGGAGTCAAAAATATAGATCCTCACTTTATTGAGGCCGCACGAAATATGGGTGCAAAGGGCAGCCAGCTAATTACTGCAGTATTGATTCCTGCAGCATTCCCATACATGATTTCGGGATTCAAGCAAGGCTGGGCATTTGCATGGAGAGGTGTAATTGGTGCTGAGATACTATTCTCATATCTAGGATTGGGTTTCTTGCTTAATGCTGGACGTTCCCTTACTGACGTATCGCAAGTCATTGGGATAATGCTTGTGATCATGGTAATCGGTCTTGCAGTTGATGGTGTTATTTTCAAAAGACTAGAAAATAAAGTAATGTCTCGTTGGGGATTAAGGTAG
- a CDS encoding ABC transporter ATP-binding protein: MTKLEAKNIVKYFSHDSHKLKALGGVNLKVEAGDFVCLVGPSGCGKSTFLRIVAGLESPDEGQILFDGHPVAETGPERIMVFQEGALFPWLKVQDNVEFGLKMAGIPKEERSKISHRYLDMMQLTKFADSYTFQLSTGMKQRVAIARALVMDPDVLLMDEPFAALDAQTRDLLLVEMQLIWEKTKKTILFVTHNVAEAAVLGTKVAIFSNRPSIIKKEVDNNFPRPRVTEDESLLKFQRDILTELRPEVKKSKG; the protein is encoded by the coding sequence ATGACTAAACTTGAGGCAAAAAATATTGTAAAATATTTTAGTCATGATTCTCATAAACTAAAGGCACTAGGTGGGGTTAACCTCAAAGTTGAGGCTGGTGACTTTGTATGTCTGGTGGGTCCTTCGGGATGTGGAAAATCGACATTTTTACGCATAGTTGCAGGCTTGGAATCCCCTGATGAGGGACAAATACTGTTTGATGGTCATCCTGTTGCCGAAACCGGACCTGAGAGAATAATGGTCTTTCAAGAAGGTGCTCTATTTCCATGGCTTAAGGTTCAAGATAATGTGGAATTTGGATTAAAGATGGCAGGTATTCCAAAAGAGGAGAGATCAAAGATATCTCATAGATATCTTGACATGATGCAGCTTACTAAATTTGCAGATTCCTATACTTTTCAACTTTCAACTGGAATGAAACAGCGTGTAGCTATTGCAAGAGCACTAGTTATGGATCCTGATGTGTTGCTAATGGATGAACCATTTGCAGCACTTGATGCACAGACTCGTGACTTGTTGTTAGTTGAGATGCAGCTAATTTGGGAAAAGACAAAGAAGACAATTTTATTTGTAACTCACAATGTTGCAGAAGCTGCAGTTCTTGGAACAAAAGTTGCAATCTTTAGTAATCGTCCATCAATTATTAAAAAAGAAGTTGATAATAATTTTCCACGACCCCGAGTTACTGAAGATGAATCATTACTAAAATTTCAACGAGATATTTTGACAGAATTAAGACCTGAGGTAAAGAAAAGTAAAGGATGA
- a CDS encoding ABC transporter substrate-binding protein → MKTRSIVSAGIAGIILIVAVGIAASSSDVTPENKLRIAYFPNIGHAIPIVGMEKGFFKKSIGDEIKIETRIFDSGPQAIESLFANSIDLAYVGPGPAINGFLNSENHNVKILAGAASGGASFIVHPLSEIKSASDFAGKKIAAPQIGNTQDVSLRNYLSENGLKTAEKGGSVIVYNISNPDIYTLFVKGDIDGAWVAEPWATILETELDGKRLFHEEELWPNNEFASVLLIGNVDYVKKNRKLVSELLVSHYETADWINENPIETRIIFNNFLKDHLGQSLSNEVVDIALSNLVITADPLLDSVYSFAEKADTLGYLGRNGYDLSGIFYHFDSNSILEEST, encoded by the coding sequence ATGAAAACGCGATCGATTGTTTCAGCAGGAATTGCAGGAATAATTTTGATAGTAGCAGTAGGAATTGCTGCTAGTTCTAGCGATGTCACACCTGAAAATAAACTTCGTATAGCATATTTTCCAAACATTGGTCATGCTATCCCGATAGTTGGGATGGAAAAAGGCTTTTTTAAAAAAAGCATAGGTGATGAAATAAAAATTGAAACACGCATTTTTGATAGTGGTCCACAAGCAATAGAGTCTCTATTTGCAAATTCTATTGATCTTGCATATGTTGGACCGGGCCCTGCAATTAACGGATTTTTAAATTCAGAGAATCACAATGTAAAGATTCTTGCAGGTGCTGCAAGCGGTGGTGCAAGCTTTATTGTTCATCCATTATCTGAAATTAAATCTGCATCTGACTTTGCAGGCAAAAAGATTGCTGCACCTCAAATTGGAAATACTCAAGATGTTTCACTACGAAACTATCTGTCTGAAAATGGTTTGAAGACTGCAGAAAAAGGTGGTTCAGTAATTGTTTATAATATTTCAAATCCTGATATCTACACATTATTTGTAAAAGGGGATATTGATGGTGCATGGGTTGCAGAGCCTTGGGCCACAATTTTAGAAACTGAACTTGATGGAAAAAGATTATTCCATGAGGAAGAATTATGGCCAAATAATGAATTTGCATCTGTTCTTTTAATTGGGAATGTAGATTATGTTAAAAAAAACCGTAAACTAGTTTCTGAACTGTTAGTTTCTCATTATGAAACTGCAGATTGGATTAATGAAAATCCTATTGAAACAAGAATTATTTTTAATAATTTCCTAAAAGATCATTTGGGGCAATCATTGTCTAATGAGGTTGTAGACATTGCATTATCTAATCTTGTAATCACTGCAGATCCACTTCTTGATTCCGTTTATTCTTTTGCTGAGAAAGCTGATACGTTAGGATATTTGGGAAGAAATGGATACGATTTATCTGGAATTTTTTACCACTTTGATTCAAATTCTATTCTGGAGGAAAGTACGTAA
- a CDS encoding argininosuccinate synthase produces MTQKGILAFSGGLDTSVVVKYLQEEHDMDVITVTVDVGQCDDSKKIAAKAKKLGVKKHYNIDARKEFVRDYIFPSIKANALYQKKYCLATALARPLIAEKVLEIAKKEKVTSLAHGCSGKGNDQVRFDITLRSGSDLPIIAPIRDKNLDRETELKFAKKHGIEIDAVAKRFSIDQNLWGRAIEGGVLEDPYNEPPDDAFIWVKTKNLPDKPSYLEIKFEQGIPIEVDGKKLESQKLIEYINKKAGDAGVGIIDHIEDRVVGIKSREVYETPAAVCLIEAHSDLEKMVHTKHENKFKSLIDDEWAYLVYSGLWQDPLRADLDGFIEESQKPVSGTVKLKMFKGSLRVVGRKSNNSLYSHKIATYGTESTFDQRLAKGFVELWGMQSTEANKLQKKRSTKT; encoded by the coding sequence ATGACTCAAAAAGGAATTCTTGCATTTTCTGGAGGACTTGATACTTCAGTAGTTGTAAAATATTTGCAAGAAGAACATGACATGGATGTCATTACAGTAACAGTGGATGTAGGACAATGTGATGACAGTAAAAAAATTGCAGCCAAAGCAAAAAAGCTTGGCGTAAAAAAACACTACAACATTGATGCTAGAAAAGAATTTGTAAGAGATTACATTTTTCCATCAATTAAAGCAAACGCTCTTTATCAGAAAAAATATTGTCTTGCAACAGCTCTTGCGCGACCATTAATTGCAGAAAAAGTGTTAGAGATTGCAAAAAAAGAAAAAGTAACTTCACTTGCACATGGATGTTCAGGAAAAGGAAATGATCAAGTTCGTTTTGACATCACATTACGTTCTGGTTCAGATCTTCCAATCATAGCTCCTATACGAGACAAAAATTTGGATAGAGAAACTGAACTAAAGTTTGCAAAAAAACATGGGATAGAAATTGATGCTGTTGCAAAAAGATTCAGCATTGATCAAAATTTATGGGGACGTGCAATAGAAGGAGGAGTACTTGAAGATCCATACAATGAACCACCTGATGATGCATTCATTTGGGTTAAAACAAAAAATTTGCCTGATAAACCATCATACTTGGAAATTAAATTTGAACAAGGAATTCCAATTGAAGTTGATGGAAAAAAATTAGAATCTCAAAAACTCATCGAATACATTAACAAAAAAGCAGGTGATGCAGGAGTTGGAATAATTGATCATATTGAAGATAGAGTTGTTGGAATCAAATCCAGAGAAGTGTATGAGACTCCAGCTGCTGTCTGTCTAATTGAAGCTCACTCAGATTTAGAAAAAATGGTCCACACAAAACATGAAAACAAGTTCAAATCATTAATCGATGATGAATGGGCATATTTGGTATATTCCGGACTTTGGCAAGATCCACTAAGAGCAGATCTAGATGGATTTATTGAGGAATCACAAAAACCAGTTTCTGGAACAGTGAAACTCAAGATGTTCAAAGGAAGTCTCAGAGTTGTTGGAAGAAAATCAAATAATTCATTGTACAGTCATAAAATTGCCACATATGGTACAGAATCGACATTTGATCAAAGATTGGCCAAAGGATTTGTAGAATTATGGGGAATGCAGTCAACAGAAGCTAATAAATTACAAAAGAAAAGGTCAACAAAAACATGA
- the lysW/argW gene encoding alpha-aminoadipate/glutamate carrier protein LysW translates to MNCPECDATLNIPDDASVGEIVSCPDCGADFEISKKDGSNVELKQAESVGEDWGE, encoded by the coding sequence ATGAACTGCCCAGAATGTGATGCAACACTAAACATCCCAGACGATGCCTCAGTTGGAGAAATTGTCTCCTGTCCTGATTGTGGCGCTGACTTTGAAATCTCAAAAAAAGACGGATCAAATGTTGAGCTTAAACAAGCAGAAAGTGTAGGCGAAGACTGGGGAGAGTAA
- the lysX gene encoding lysine biosynthesis protein LysX, with amino-acid sequence MSKVCIVFDRLRAEEKMLQKEASDLGHDTVMLDAKITQINTDSKKEDYDLGDVVLERCVSYFRGLHFTASLEFLDVPVLNKFQVANICGNKMFMTLLLKKNNIPTPKTYFSFSSESAAENLEKVGFPLVIKPVIGSWGRGVMPLKDKDTMEAVFEIRDITDSPHDRIYYLQELIKRPPRDIRIITVGDEPIAAMYRKSSGGFKTNIALGADPELCEITKEMEDMAVKASKAMGGGILGIDMMEDDQKGLVVHEVNNTVEFKGLARVSQRNIPKEMVEFALNYVRK; translated from the coding sequence ATGTCAAAAGTCTGTATCGTATTTGATCGCCTAAGAGCGGAAGAGAAGATGCTCCAAAAAGAAGCATCAGATCTTGGACATGATACAGTAATGCTTGATGCAAAAATTACTCAAATAAACACAGATAGTAAAAAAGAAGACTATGACTTGGGCGATGTTGTTCTAGAAAGATGTGTCAGTTATTTCAGAGGGCTTCACTTTACTGCAAGTTTAGAATTTTTAGATGTTCCGGTATTAAATAAATTTCAAGTTGCAAACATTTGTGGAAACAAAATGTTTATGACTCTACTTTTAAAAAAAAATAACATTCCAACACCAAAAACATATTTTTCATTTTCAAGTGAGAGTGCAGCTGAGAATTTAGAAAAAGTAGGATTCCCTCTAGTCATCAAACCGGTAATAGGAAGTTGGGGAAGAGGAGTAATGCCATTAAAAGACAAAGATACCATGGAGGCAGTTTTTGAAATTAGAGACATTACTGATAGCCCACATGACAGAATTTACTATTTGCAAGAATTAATCAAAAGACCACCAAGAGACATCAGGATAATTACAGTAGGAGATGAGCCTATTGCTGCAATGTATAGAAAATCTTCAGGCGGTTTTAAAACAAATATTGCACTTGGTGCAGATCCTGAACTCTGTGAGATCACAAAAGAGATGGAGGATATGGCAGTTAAAGCATCAAAAGCAATGGGCGGAGGAATATTGGGCATTGACATGATGGAAGACGATCAAAAAGGACTAGTGGTGCACGAAGTGAACAATACAGTTGAATTCAAGGGATTGGCAAGAGTCTCACAAAGAAACATACCAAAAGAAATGGTAGAATTTGCTCTAAACTACGTTAGGAAATAA
- the argC gene encoding N-acetyl-gamma-glutamyl-phosphate reductase, translating to MKVGVVGASGYVGGETLRLLVNHPDVEIAMVTSRQHVGEYLHRVQPSLKGFTDLMFSELDYDKLTDQCDLVFTAVPHGTATEIVKALYDRGIKVIDLSADYRLHNQDAYDKWYGWEHPHPDYLAKSVFGVPELHREAIKKAQLVSCPGCMAVTSMLALAPLIRNDIIDTEHIIVDSKIGSSGAGSGSGTAHAMRAGVIRPYKPAKHRHTGEIEQELSEIAGHKIRVSMSPHAVDVVRGILCTNHTFLKKDIDEKELWKLYRQTYGEERFIRLIRDKKGLYKFPDPKFLVGSNFCDIGFDLDEDNNRLIALSASDNLMKGAAGSAIQNMNVMCGFDEMDGLRNTPLTPV from the coding sequence ATGAAGGTAGGTGTTGTTGGAGCATCAGGTTATGTAGGTGGGGAGACACTTCGTCTGCTTGTTAATCATCCAGATGTTGAGATCGCCATGGTTACATCAAGACAACATGTTGGAGAATATCTCCATAGAGTCCAACCAAGTTTGAAAGGATTTACCGATCTGATGTTTTCTGAATTAGATTATGATAAACTAACTGATCAGTGTGATTTAGTTTTCACTGCTGTTCCTCATGGAACTGCAACTGAAATTGTAAAGGCCCTCTATGACAGAGGAATCAAAGTTATTGATTTGAGCGCAGATTATAGATTACACAATCAGGATGCATATGACAAATGGTATGGCTGGGAACACCCACATCCAGATTATTTAGCAAAATCAGTTTTTGGAGTACCTGAATTACATCGAGAAGCAATTAAAAAAGCACAGCTTGTTTCTTGCCCAGGATGCATGGCAGTAACATCGATGTTAGCACTTGCTCCATTAATTCGAAATGACATTATTGATACTGAACACATTATAGTTGATTCCAAGATTGGTTCTTCTGGTGCAGGCTCTGGTTCTGGAACTGCACATGCAATGAGAGCAGGAGTAATTAGACCATACAAACCCGCAAAACACAGACATACTGGTGAAATTGAACAGGAACTAAGCGAAATTGCGGGACATAAAATTCGTGTTTCAATGAGCCCACATGCAGTAGATGTAGTTCGTGGAATTTTATGTACAAATCACACATTCTTGAAAAAAGATATTGATGAAAAAGAATTGTGGAAATTATATAGACAAACTTATGGTGAAGAAAGATTCATCAGATTAATTCGAGATAAAAAAGGACTATACAAATTCCCAGATCCAAAATTCTTAGTTGGTTCAAACTTTTGTGATATAGGATTTGATTTGGATGAAGACAATAATAGATTAATTGCATTATCTGCATCAGATAACTTGATGAAAGGTGCAGCAGGTTCAGCCATTCAAAACATGAATGTAATGTGCGGTTTTGATGAAATGGATGGACTCAGAAACACACCACTAACTCCTGTTTAG
- a CDS encoding [LysW]-aminoadipate/[LysW]-glutamate kinase: MITIKIGGSVVDNLHPSTIADIKKVAESEGVILVHGGGKEVTKVCKQLGKEPKFVTSPSGIKSRYTDKETAEIFTMVMSGRINKTIVQMLQKNGINAIGLSGVDAKIIQADRKKKLLIVNEKGRKQAIDGGYTGKITDINSKFIKLLLEQGLTPVISPIAISEESEFLNVDGDRAAAYVAGKVGSDKVLFITNVDGLLMEDKLVTKLTLAEAKEIRPKIGPGMEKKILASTEALDMGVKEALIANGQKENPISAAIAHDNCTVIEHE, translated from the coding sequence ATGATCACAATCAAAATTGGCGGAAGTGTAGTAGATAATTTACACCCATCTACAATTGCAGATATTAAAAAAGTTGCAGAGTCAGAAGGAGTCATTTTAGTTCATGGTGGAGGAAAAGAAGTTACAAAAGTTTGTAAACAACTTGGAAAGGAACCAAAATTTGTTACATCCCCAAGTGGAATCAAAAGCAGGTATACAGATAAAGAAACTGCAGAGATTTTTACGATGGTAATGTCTGGAAGAATAAACAAGACCATTGTACAAATGCTTCAAAAAAATGGAATTAATGCAATTGGCCTTTCAGGAGTTGATGCAAAAATCATTCAAGCAGACAGAAAAAAGAAGCTTCTCATAGTTAACGAAAAAGGCAGAAAACAAGCAATTGACGGCGGATATACAGGCAAAATTACCGATATCAACTCAAAATTCATCAAATTACTATTAGAGCAGGGATTAACACCCGTTATTTCACCCATTGCAATAAGCGAGGAATCAGAATTTCTCAATGTTGATGGAGACAGAGCTGCAGCATACGTGGCAGGCAAAGTTGGCAGTGACAAAGTATTATTCATTACAAATGTAGATGGATTACTAATGGAGGACAAACTTGTTACAAAGTTAACATTAGCAGAAGCAAAAGAGATCAGACCAAAAATAGGACCTGGAATGGAAAAAAAGATTTTAGCATCTACAGAAGCATTAGATATGGGTGTAAAAGAAGCATTGATTGCAAATGGTCAAAAAGAAAATCCAATCTCTGCGGCAATTGCACATGATAATTGTACGGTGATTGAACATGAGTGA
- a CDS encoding aspartate aminotransferase family protein yields MSEDQFMGNLYQRFPVTVEKGKGSHVWDVDGKEYIDCMGGYGVALVGHQNQRINNAIKEQIDKIITVHSSLYNKTREEFLKILIGLAPKGLTQVHLNNSGAEAIEAAIKFARKFTGKKGMVAMKGSYHGKSFGALSLTFNPKYKKAFEPLVEKVSFASFGDIESLRSAIDDDTAFVILEPIQGESGIIVAPEGFLQDVRKLCDEKGILLIFDEIQAGLGRTGRLWACEHWNTAPDILCLAKGIAGGVPMGATLVRPDILASMSKGEHSSTFGGNPLSCAAGIAALKALTEDGLVENSEKMGKIFREGLEKLKENHHMIREIRGKGLMIGIEMKFEVKDILMGLMKKGVLMLYSGRNILRILPPLVISEEDITKVLHALDSVLSEEEQKKDVQG; encoded by the coding sequence ATGAGTGAAGATCAATTTATGGGAAATCTCTATCAGAGATTTCCAGTTACAGTTGAGAAGGGAAAAGGATCACATGTATGGGATGTAGACGGAAAAGAATACATTGATTGTATGGGAGGATATGGAGTCGCATTAGTAGGCCATCAAAATCAAAGAATCAACAATGCAATCAAAGAACAGATTGATAAAATTATTACAGTTCACAGTTCTTTATACAATAAGACAAGAGAAGAATTTTTGAAAATATTAATCGGATTAGCTCCTAAAGGACTTACACAAGTTCACCTAAACAACAGTGGTGCAGAAGCAATAGAAGCTGCAATAAAGTTTGCAAGAAAATTTACTGGTAAAAAAGGAATGGTTGCAATGAAGGGATCCTATCACGGTAAATCATTTGGTGCGTTATCATTAACATTTAATCCAAAATACAAAAAAGCTTTTGAACCACTAGTTGAGAAAGTTTCTTTTGCGTCTTTTGGAGACATTGAATCACTTCGTTCAGCAATTGATGATGACACAGCATTTGTAATTTTAGAACCAATACAAGGTGAAAGCGGAATTATTGTTGCACCAGAGGGATTTTTGCAAGATGTACGAAAACTTTGTGATGAAAAAGGAATTCTGTTAATTTTTGACGAAATACAAGCTGGTTTAGGAAGAACCGGACGATTATGGGCATGTGAACATTGGAATACTGCACCAGATATTTTGTGTCTTGCAAAAGGAATTGCAGGCGGCGTTCCAATGGGCGCAACGCTTGTAAGACCAGACATACTTGCTTCAATGAGCAAGGGAGAACACTCTTCAACATTTGGTGGAAACCCATTATCATGTGCAGCAGGAATTGCAGCACTCAAAGCATTGACAGAAGATGGTTTAGTTGAGAATTCAGAAAAGATGGGTAAAATATTCAGAGAAGGCTTAGAGAAACTAAAAGAGAATCACCACATGATTAGGGAAATTCGCGGTAAAGGATTAATGATAGGAATAGAGATGAAATTTGAAGTTAAAGACATACTTATGGGGTTGATGAAAAAAGGCGTTCTGATGTTATATTCTGGAAGGAACATTCTACGAATTCTTCCACCGCTAGTGATTTCTGAAGAAGACATAACAAAAGTTTTACATGCTCTAGATTCTGTACTTAGTGAAGAGGAGCAAAAAAAAGATGTACAAGGATAA
- the lysM gene encoding HTH-type transcriptional regulator LysM → MYKDKVDEKIIGYLKEDARESFVDIGKKLKLSESAVRRRVKNLVDSGTIKKFTLELGEENATSAIVLVSVDSATDTSKVSLKLAKLEGVKTVYEITGQYDITTIMSASSIAEINNTIDALRKIPGVVDTNTVIILRKIV, encoded by the coding sequence ATGTACAAGGATAAAGTAGACGAGAAGATAATCGGATATCTAAAAGAAGATGCTAGAGAATCGTTTGTAGATATTGGTAAAAAATTAAAGCTTTCTGAATCAGCAGTTAGAAGACGAGTAAAAAATCTGGTAGATAGCGGAACAATCAAAAAATTTACTTTGGAGCTTGGCGAGGAGAATGCAACAAGCGCAATTGTTTTGGTATCAGTTGATTCTGCTACAGACACGTCAAAAGTTTCTCTAAAACTTGCAAAACTAGAAGGAGTGAAAACAGTTTATGAGATAACTGGTCAATACGACATTACAACAATTATGAGCGCATCAAGTATTGCTGAAATCAACAACACCATTGACGCATTAAGGAAGATTCCAGGCGTCGTTGATACAAATACTGTGATAATTTTGAGAAAAATAGTCTAA
- a CDS encoding LeuA family protein produces MKDPNHYANIYNAYDKNPKKIRVLDSTLREGEQHPGVSFTNKQRIQIAWMLDYFGVDQIEISPVVSKDHKEATKTIIKQGLKADIVSHGRALKEDIDISLDCDAKWCAAYLGISDIHLKDKLRISREEALRRSVETVEYAKSHGLKIRFTVEDGSRAEPEFLIKVCKAIEEAGVDRISLPDTVGILRPIGMYNFVKKVRDVIDVPLDAHVHNDIGFAVANAFSACDAGVDQIHTTIDGIGERTGIPPLAEVAVALTYLYKSPNDFRLDMLLDLSRLIEEYTTIKPYDSKPIVGSSAYKHKAGTHLAAILRNPAAYEPIPPRAVGNRRRIVFGELAGKTGAAYLMSLLGLEKDDDSAKAVAAGLKGLRMGDLIEIPLEDRLEKKIINDK; encoded by the coding sequence ATGAAAGATCCGAATCACTATGCAAACATCTACAATGCATATGACAAAAATCCAAAGAAGATCAGAGTATTAGATAGTACTCTAAGAGAAGGAGAACAACATCCAGGGGTATCGTTTACAAACAAACAAAGAATTCAGATTGCGTGGATGTTAGATTATTTTGGAGTAGATCAAATTGAAATATCACCAGTTGTTTCAAAGGATCACAAAGAAGCGACTAAGACAATCATCAAACAGGGATTAAAGGCAGATATTGTTTCTCATGGACGTGCACTAAAAGAAGACATTGACATTTCATTAGATTGTGATGCTAAATGGTGTGCAGCTTATTTAGGAATTTCAGATATTCATCTAAAAGACAAATTACGTATTTCACGAGAAGAAGCACTAAGAAGATCAGTTGAAACAGTAGAGTATGCAAAATCTCATGGTCTAAAAATTAGATTTACAGTTGAAGATGGTAGTAGAGCAGAACCGGAATTTTTAATCAAAGTTTGTAAAGCAATTGAAGAAGCAGGTGTTGACAGAATTAGTCTTCCAGATACAGTTGGAATATTGCGTCCAATTGGAATGTACAATTTTGTTAAGAAAGTAAGAGATGTAATAGACGTCCCATTAGATGCACATGTTCATAACGATATTGGATTTGCAGTAGCAAATGCATTTTCAGCATGTGATGCAGGAGTGGATCAGATTCACACTACTATTGATGGAATTGGGGAAAGAACAGGAATTCCACCCCTTGCAGAAGTAGCAGTTGCATTGACATATCTATACAAATCGCCAAATGATTTCAGATTGGATATGTTACTAGATCTTTCAAGATTGATTGAAGAATATACAACAATCAAACCATATGACTCAAAACCAATTGTTGGTTCATCAGCATACAAACATAAGGCAGGAACACATCTTGCAGCCATTCTCAGAAACCCAGCAGCATATGAGCCTATTCCACCCAGGGCAGTTGGAAATCGAAGAAGAATTGTCTTTGGAGAACTTGCAGGAAAGACAGGTGCTGCCTATTTGATGTCATTATTAGGACTTGAGAAAGACGATGATAGTGCAAAAGCAGTAGCAGCTGGATTAAAGGGTCTCAGAATGGGAGATCTTATAGAAATACCACTCGAAGATAGACTTGAAAAAAAGATAATTAATGATAAATAA